cccaCCACGACACGACGCTCACTCTGTCGCTGGCGCTTCCACCTCCCCCGTTCTTCTGCGCGATCTCCCCGAGGCCGGTGCCGCGGCCGTCGGACGGCGGCGTCGCCCGGGTGCGGTCGTCGTCGCTCACGGAGGacacgccgccgtcgccgtgcaGCGAGTGCGGCAAGCAGTTCCCGTCGTGGAAGGCGCTGTTCGGCCACATGCGGTGCCACCCAGAGCGCCAGTGGCGCGGGATCAAGAAGCCACCGCACTTCCGCCACCAGGCCGTCGTGGCGGCGGCTGCGGCAGCGGACCTGCATTTCACCGAGCAGGAGCGCGACATCGCCACGAGCCTGCTCATGCTGCGGCAAGGTGAGCCTGGCAAGGGCAAGAAGAGTATTCTCGGCGCCTCGCCTACCGCCAAGGCGAGCTGCGGCGCCAGCACGTCGGcttcttcgccgccgccgccaagatgCGACGACCACAAGTGTAGCGTCTGCGCTCGAGGGTTCGCCACCGGGCAGGCTCTCGGCGGGCACAAGCGGTGCCACTGGGAGAAGACGACATGCGCGGAGGTGACGATGGCGGTTGCAACATCTAGCGGCTGCAGCGCATCGCCCACGTCGTCGTCACAAGCGGCGCCGGCCACCACGCTGGACCTCAACCTGCCGCCGCCAGCGATGCCGCCATTGCCAAAGAAACGGAAGCGCGATCAAGGCGAGGTCTTGGACGCGACCTTGGATCTGAAGCTTGGGTTCTAGTTCTAGAGCTAGCGTTGCAACAGtccactagctagctagctctgaTATACATATATGCATCTataatatatgtgcatgtgtacaaTGCTGGTAGCCTTTGTTTTGTCTGTGTCTTTTCTAGACGCCCTGATTCAGAAAGGAAGTTTTTCTCATCTATCTGAATCGGCGGCTTGCTAATCTGAACTTTCCAGTGGTGTACTAACTGTCTAACTGTAAGTCTGTAACGTATGTATATCCGTGTATATGTTTAGCTGATTGTGATATATGTAcccagagagctcccgctctgtgcggggtctgagaaagggtgttagtggcaagccttacca
This DNA window, taken from Miscanthus floridulus cultivar M001 chromosome 13, ASM1932011v1, whole genome shotgun sequence, encodes the following:
- the LOC136499054 gene encoding zinc finger protein ZAT2-like, translated to MATPIRLAAAPPARPPQPLSPPPPPPHHDTTLTLSLALPPPPFFCAISPRPVPRPSDGGVARVRSSSLTEDTPPSPCSECGKQFPSWKALFGHMRCHPERQWRGIKKPPHFRHQAVVAAAAAADLHFTEQERDIATSLLMLRQGEPGKGKKSILGASPTAKASCGASTSASSPPPPRCDDHKCSVCARGFATGQALGGHKRCHWEKTTCAEVTMAVATSSGCSASPTSSSQAAPATTLDLNLPPPAMPPLPKKRKRDQGEVLDATLDLKLGF